A window from Triticum aestivum cultivar Chinese Spring chromosome 6D, IWGSC CS RefSeq v2.1, whole genome shotgun sequence encodes these proteins:
- the LOC123142944 gene encoding disease resistance protein RGA5 — MEFATGAMSSLLPKLGELLMEEYKLKESVKNGIGELKAELESMQTALVKVSSVPLDQLDPQVKIWANEVRELSYAVEDSLDSFVTRVEGVEPTKPKIKHLLKAAHNEFTKFKARHEIASDVKDIESQVRKIKERYDRYKIDDVVANLATTPVDPRLPALYKKLSDLVGIDEPINELIKILSEGIHMPDKNPKIVSIVGFGGLGKTTLAKALYDKLSKTYQCQAFVPVGQNPNTQKVLRDILLELDTGLSRATETMVEWQLINQLQKILAGKRYFIVIDDIWDTQTWDVIKCAFMDSHPESRLIITTRIVDVATKAGGIYHMQPLSDDYSKMLFYTRTSGSEGPAEVTTKILKKCGGVPLAITTIASLLVGKHSEDWSKVYDAIGFGHADNGDVHNTRKILSFSYYDLSSNLKTCLLYLSVFPEDYLIDKISLIWRWVAEGFIPYREGMESFELGEIYFNTLVNKSMIRWIDPEDNDGRGGCRVHDMVLDLIRTISNEVNFVTVHDMEHHDTRPGGKSANKVHRLAVHGKSGEHNYNIAMEHVRSFNVVECSANSMPLLLSFKVLRVLVIEDCVFSEGSSLEHLGKLLQLRYLGLVKIAVKIPEGIGHDLKFLEILDVRGGLISELPPSVGELMNLRCLWADKGTVMKGEIGKLTCLEELQLYSVEKCPNFFTEVRKLTKLRVLKIYFAEIQESAGKALMESLCNLHNIHSLTVLDDGRQAEYSVVVNHSLEDLAPCTKLYELNLLCIVIPRVPSWINHLSVPLLSRLGLHVDAVEVRDVQTIGRLPSLLVLFLWSKDEKNISYTFGSNEFHKLRILWTKKIEIAVGEGALPMLESLLYSASAERKDAASLVPWRRNSCPLLKDVTCWLDCTNNSYREVKEAKQALRQASGTRPNAVYLDLDIEEENYDEEAGRFIDNLVEVLGGLERPGKEGIPADEADLRDMITSLESLLRDGVEPRVGRYAEQELRGFVTTFKSLLPDAAAATTIKEEPDNGDATSSADQDQEGAASHC; from the exons ATGGAGTTCGCCACAGGGGCGATGAGCTCTCTCCTCCCCAAGCTGGGGGAACTGCTCATGGAGGAGTACAAGCTGAAGGAGAGTGTGAAGAATGGGATCGGAGAACTCAAGGCCGAGCTCGAGAGCATGCAAACTGCCCTTGTCAAGGTGTCCAGTGTGCCGCTGGATCAACTTGACCCGCAGGTCAAAATTTGGGCAAATGAGGTCAGGGAGTTGTCCTACGCCGTTGAGGACAGCCTCGACTCCTTTGTGACGCGTGTCGAGGGCGTTGAGCCGACCAAGCCCAAGATCAAGCACTTGTTGAAGGCGGCCCACAACGAGTTCACCAAGTTCAAGGCACGCCATGAAATAGCTAGTGACGTCAAAGACATTGAGAGCCAGGTTAGGAAGATCAAGGAACGGTATGACCGGTACAAGATTGATGATGTTGTTGCTAATCTTGCAACGACTCCAGTTGACCCTCGTCTCCCAGCTCTATACAAAAAGCTATCTGACCTTGTGGGTATTGATGAGCCAATTAATGAGCTGATAAAGATCCTGTCCGAGGGGATTCACATGCCTGACAAAAATCCCAAGATAGTTTCCATTGTTGGATTTGGAGGATTGGGAAAGACAACCCTTGCAAAAGCATTGTATGACAAGCTTAGCAAAACATATCAGTGTCAAGCTTTTGTTCCAGTGGGTCAGAATCCAAACACGCAGAAAGTTCTCAGGGACATCCTGCTTGAACTTGACACTGGGCTATCCAGAGCCACAGAAACAATGGTTGAATGGCAGTTGATCAACCAGCTGCAAAAAATCCTTGCAGGCAAGAG GTACTTTATTGTTATTGATGACATATGGGATACACAAACATGGGACGTGATTAAGTGTGCTTTCATGGATAGTCATCCGGAAAGTAGATTAATCATAACTACCCGTATTGTTGATGTTGCCACCAAAGCTGGTGGTATCTACCACATGCAACCACTTTCTGATGATTACTCCAAAATGTTATTCTATACAAGAACATCTGGTAGTGAAGGACCTGCTGAAGTGACTACCAAAATCTTAAAGAAATGTGGTGGTGTGCCATTAGCTATCACCACAATAGCTAGCTTGCTTGTTGGGAAACACAGTGAGGACTGGTCTAAGGTGTATGATGCCATTGGTTTTGGGCATGCAGACAATGGCGATGTTCATAACACAAGAAAGATATTATCTTTTAGCTATTATGATTTGTCGTCCAATCTGAAGACATGTTTATTGTATCTTAGTGTGTTTCCTGAAGATTATTTAATTGATAAAATATCACTGATATGGAGGTGGGTTGCCGAGGGATTTATACCATATAGAGAAGGGATGGAGTCATTTGAACTTGGAGAGATCTATTTCAACACGCTTGTAAACAAGAGCATGATACGGTGGATAGATCCTGAAGATAATGATGGCCGAGGTGGTTGTCGTGTCCATGACATGGTGCTGGATCTCATCCGCACCATATCAAATGAGGTAAACTTTGTCACAGTACATGATATGGAGCATCACGACACACGTCCGGGAGGAAAGTCAGCCAACAAGGTTCACAGATTAGCAGTTCATGGAAAAAGTGGGGAACACAACTATAACATCGCAATGGAGCATGTAAGGTCATTTAATGTTGTCGAGTGCAGTGCCAATAGTATGCCCCTGCTTTTAAGCTTTAAAGTACTGCGTGTGTTAGTTATTGAGGACTGTGTTTTTTCGGAAGGTAGTAGTCTTGAGCACCTCGGTAAGTTGTTGCAGCTGAGGTACCTGGGGCTAGTGAAGATAGCGGTCAAGATCCCTGAAGGAATAGGACATGATCTGAAGTTTCTTGAGATATTGGATGTAAGGGGAGGTTTGATAAGTGAGCTGCCGCCATCTGTTGGTGAGCTAATGAATTTGAGGTGCTTGTGGGCTGATAAAGGTACAGTGATGAAGGGCGAGATAGGGAAACTGACATGTCTTGAAGAGCTGCAGCTATATTCGGTGGAGAAGTGCCCAAACTTCTTCACAGAGGTGCGGAAGCTGACGAAGTTAAGGGTGCTCAAGATATATTTCGCTGAAATACAGGAGTCTGCAGGCAAGGCTCTGATGGAATCCCTGTGCAACCTGCACAATATCCATAGTCTGACGGTCTTGGATGATGGTCGTCAGGCTGAGTATTCGGTTGTCGTCAATCATAGCTTGGAAGACTTGGCACCCTGTACAAAGCTGTACGAGTTAAATCTGCTATGCATAGTTATACCGAGGGTGCCATCATGGATCAACCATTTAAGTGTTCCACTCCTTTCTCGTCTAGGGCTGCATGTGGATGCGGTAGAAGTTCGGGATGTTCAAACCATCGGCAGGTTGCCGTCGCTCCTCGTCCTTTTTCTCTGGAGTAAGGATGAAAAGAACATATCATATACTTTTGGCAGCAATGAGTTTCACAAGCTGAGAATCTTGTGGACGAAGAAGATAGAGATCGCTGTTGGAGAAGGAGCATTGCCGATGCTTGAATCGCTGCTATACAGTGCAAGCGCTGAAAGAAAGGACGCTGCCAGCTTGGTGCCGTGGAGGAGAAATAGCTGCCCTTTGCTGAAGGACGTCACCTGTTGGCTTGACTGCACTAACAACAGCTACAGGGAAGTAAAGGAAGCGAAGCAAGCGCTGAGGCAGGCTTCCGGCACCCGTCCCAATGCTGTGTATCTCGATCTCGACATAGAAGAAGAAAACTACGATGAGGAGGCAGGTAGATTCATTGATAATCTCGTGGAGGTCCTAGGCGGTTTGGAGAGACCGGGGAAGGAGGGCATTCCCGCTGATGAAGCAGATCTGCGTGACATGATAACGTCTCTAGAGAGTCTGTTACGTGACGGCGTCGAGCCTCGCGTCGGGCGGTATGCTGAACAAGAGTTACGTGGTTTTGTTACCACCTTCAAGAGTTTGTTACCTGATGCTGCTGCAGCTACCACCATCAAGGAAGAG CCGGATAATGGTGATGCCACCAGCAGTGCCGATCAGGATCAGGAAGGGGCGGCGAGCCACTGTTGA
- the LOC123142946 gene encoding disease resistance protein RGA5 has translation MEFATGALGTLLPKLGELLLDEYNLQKGLKKGIKDLMDELLVIQAVLLKVSNVPLDQLDPQVKIWANDVRELSFAIEDSLDSFMVRVEGVEPTKPHTFFGFIKKTCKKVTKLKIRREIANDIKDVKIQVKEVKERFDRYKDVIGNTNARTEVDPRLLAMYTKVSDLIGIEMSTDELTERLSKGHDPSGETLKVVSVVGFGGLGKTTLAKAVYDKLNKNFDCGVFVPVGQNPDTKKVLRDILLELDRQLYRDASTMDERQLINQLQTFLVGKRYFIVIDDIWDTPTWEMINCAFMDSHPESRIIITTRDFDVATKAGGIYRMEPLSDDNSKMLFYTRTFGGEGASSDNQPAEVTNKILKKCGGVPLAIITIASLLVGKRCEDWSKVYDAIGFGHEDNKVVHNTRKILSFSYYDLPSHLKSCLLYLSMFPEDSLIGKRTLIWRWVCEGFVVDREGIGSFELGEIYFNELVNKSMIRWIDEENYGQGGCRVHDMVLDLIRTISNDINFVTVHDMEQHGTSLRGQQTNRVHRLALHGRSVEHNSSIAMEHLRSFNVVGCSANSMPLLLSFKVLRVLVIEDCVFSVGSSLEHLGKLVQLRYLGLVKTAVKIPEGIGHDLKFLEILDVRGGLISELPPSVGELMNLRCLWADKGTVMKGEIGKLTCLEELELYSVEKCPNFCTEVGKLTTLRVLKIYFAEIEESAGKALMESLCNLHNIHSLTVLDDADDGKYSIVLNHSLEDLACTKLHELALLSIVIPRVPSWINHLSVPLLSHLGLHVAAVEVGDVQTIGRLPSLLVLLLWSKDEKNISYTFGSNEFHKLRVLWTKKIEIAVGEGALPMLEVLEYRASAERKDAASLVPWRRNSCPLLKFVGCFLDCTNSSYREVKEAKQALRQASGTRPNAVYLDLYIEEENYDVEAGKFIDNLEWTLRGLDRPEDVGRAAAHQEERTRRMIRSLERRLRDAAEPRVGRYGQQEIRGLVAKFKRWLHDHAGTDQDEAGKSDDDEDYYYGDDDDGTDQDDQDDDDDYGTDQAEVDDCEAESTCSDDCN, from the exons ATGGAGTTTGCCACGGGGGCGTTGGGCACCCTACTACCCAAGCTGGGGGAGCTGCTTCTTGATGAGTACAACCTGCAGAAGGGATTGAAGAAAGGGATCAAGGACCTAATGGATGAGCTGCTGGTCATACAAGCTGTACTTCTCAAGGTGTCCAACGTGCCACTAGACCAGCTTGATCCGCAGGTCAAAATTTGGGCAAACGATGTCAGGGAGCTGTCCTTTGCTATCGAGGACAGCCTCGACTCCTTTATGGTGCGTGTCGAGGGTGTTGAGCCGACAAAGCCACACACCTTCTTCGGGTTCATCAAGAAGACCTGTAAAAAAGTCACTAAGCTCAAGATTCGTCGCGAAATAGCCAATGATATCAAAGACGTCAAGATCCAAGTTAAAGAGGTGAAGGAGCGGTTTGACAGATACAAAGATGTTATTGGTAATACTAATGCCCGAACGGAAGTCGACCCACGTCTCTTGGCCATGTACACCAAAGTATCTGACCTTATTGGCATTGAAATGTCAACGGATGAGCTAACAGAGAGGTTGTCTAAGGGCCATGATCCGTCCGGTGAAACACTCAAGGTTGTCTCTGTTGTTGGATTCGGAGGATTGGGCAAGACAACTCTTGCTAAAGCCGTGTATGACAAGCTTAACAAGAATTTTGATTGTGGGGTTTTTGTTCCAGTGGGTCAAAATCCAGACACAAAGAAAGTTCTCAGGGATATCCTCCTTGAACTTGACAGGCAGTTGTACAGAGATGCATCAACAATGGATGAAAGGCAGCTGATCAATCAGCTGCAGACATTCCTAGTAGGAAAGAG GTACTTTATTGTTATTGATGACATATGGGATACACCAACATGGGAGATGATCAATTGTGCTTTCATGGATAGTCATCCAGAAAGTAGAATAATCATAACAACTCGTGATTTTGATGTTGCCACAAAAGCTGGTGGTATCTACCGCATGGAACCACTTTCTGATGATAACTCCAAAATGTTATTCTATACGAGAACATTTGGTGGAGAAGGAGCAAGTTCAGATAACCAGCCTGCTGAGGTGACTAACAAAATTTTAAAGAAATGTGGTGGTGTGCCTTTAGCAATCATTACAATAGCTAGCTTGCTTGTTGGTAAACGATGTGAGGATTGGTCTAAGGTGTATGATGCCATTGGTTTTGGGCATGAAGATAACAAAGTTGTTCATAACACAAGAAAGATATTGTCTTTtagctattatgatctaccttcccATTTGAAGAGCTGTTTATTATATCTAAGTATGTTTCCTGAAGATAGCTTGATTGGAAAAAGAACACTGATTTGGAGGTGGGTCTGTGAAGGTTTTGTCGTAGATAGAGAAGGTATAGGGTCATTTGAGCTCGGGGAGATCTATTTCAATGAGCTAGTTAACAAAAGCATGATCCGGTGGATTGATGAAGAAAATTACGGCCAAGGTGGTTGTCGTGTCCATGATATGGTGCTCGACCTCATCCGCACCATATCAAATGATATAAACTTTGTTACAGTACATGATATGGAGCAACATGGCACAAGTTTGCGAGGACAACAAACAAATAGGGTTCACAGATTAGCACTTCACGGAAGAAGTGTGGAACACAACTCTAGCATTGCCATGGAACACCTGAGGTCGTTCAATGTTGTTGGGTGCAGTGCCAACAGTATGCCCCTGCTTTTGAGCTTTAAAGTACTGCGTGTGCTAGTTATTGAGGACTGTGTTTTTTCAGTAGGTAGTAGTCTTGAGCATCTTGGTAAGTTGGTGCAGCTGAGATACCTGGGACTAGTGAAGACAGCGGTCAAGATCCCTGAAGGAATAGGACATGATCTGAAGTTTCTTGAGATATTGGATGTAAGGGGAGGTTTGATAAGTGAGCTGCCGCCATCTGTTGGTGAGCTAATGAATTTGAGGTGCTTGTGGGCTGATAAAGGTACAGTGATGAAGGGAGAGATAGGGAAACTGACATGCCTTGAAGAGTTGGAGCTATATTCGGTGGAGAAGTGCCCAAACTTCTGCACAGAGGTCGGAAAGCTGACGACGTTAAGGGTGCTCAAGATATATTTCGCTGAAATAGAGGAGTCTGCAGGCAAGGCTCTGATGGAATCCCTGTGCAACCTGCACAATATCCATAGTCTGACGGTCTTGGATGATGCTGATGACGGCAAGTATTCGATTGTCCTCAATCATAGCTTGGAAGACTTGGCATGTACAAAGCTGCACGAGTTAGCTCTGCTTAGCATAGTTATACCGAGGGTGCCATCATGGATCAATCATTTAAGTGTTCCACTCCTTTCTCATCTAGGGCTGCATGTGGCTGCGGTAGAAGTTGGGGATGTTCAAACCATCGGCAGGTTGCCGTCGCTCCTCGTCCTTCTTCTCTGGAGTAAGGATGAAAAGAACATATCATATACTTTTGGCAGCAATGAGTTCCACAAGCTGAGAGTCCTGTGGACGAAGAAGATAGAGATTGCTGTTGGAGAAGGAGCATTGCCGATGCTTGAAGTGCTGGAATACCGTGCAAGCGCTGAAAGAAAGGACGCTGCCAGCTTGGTGCCGTGGAGGAGAAATAGCTGTCCTTTGCTGAAGTTTGTCGGGTGTTTCCTTGACTGCACTAACAGCAGCTACAGGGAAGTAAAGGAAGCGAAGCAAGCGCTGAGGCAGGCTTCCGGCACCCGTCCCAATGCTGTGTATCTCGATCTCTACATAGAAGAAGAAAACTACGACGTGGAGGCAGGTAAATTCATTGATAATCTCGAGTGGACCCTACGTGGTTTGGACAGACCCGAGGATGTGGGCCGTGCTGCTGCACACCAGGAGGAAAGGACACGTCGCATGATTAGATCACTCGAGAGAAGATTACGTGACGCGGCAGAGCCTCGGGTCGGGAGGTACGGCCAACAAGAGATACGTGGCCTTGTTGCCAAATTCAAGAGATGGCTACATGACCATGCAGGCACCGACCAGGATGAG GCGGGCAAGAGTGATGACGATGAAGATTATTAttacggcgacgatgacgacggtACCGACCAAGACGACCAAGACGACGACGACGATTACGGTACCGACCAAGCAGAG GTAGACGATTGTGAAGCAGAGTCCACTTGCAGTGACGATTGTAATTAA